One Babesia bovis T2Bo chromosome 4 map unlocalized Chr4_1, whole genome shotgun sequence genomic window carries:
- a CDS encoding short chain dehydrogenase family protein, whose amino-acid sequence MLEASVLVTGCDSGIGLELCRILPKHAYYVIAICKTNDGRIRANRAIDPNFVSHDINNSRINFMKLGCSFLGDVANQDEIESIRIDIKELIDNGIVPPLYALINNAAIWRFSLLTEAFVTKDTRKKEISMWNEVINTNLFGSLITVLCFTNMLKAHENGNQPRVIFISSVLDRNSLPGQGAYVTSKYGISAIHETLCHELHDSGIYPVIIRPGALKNTNLFVKDLRLHNPPCECPLTSTEVMRESYRILLNCGQDCNIVARTILQALDQRKPRYEYSNFMGAMPFRIAEYIPRWIFVNVVKIVLQKLALLYFPAQNLLRKWFVFKRN is encoded by the exons ATGTTAGAAGCATCTGTATTAGTGACAGGATGCGACAGTGGCATAGGTTTGGAATTATGTCGCATCCTTCCTAAACATGCCTACTATGTTATCGCAATCTGTAAGACAAATGATGGGCGTATTCGTGCCAATCGGGCCATCGATCCAAATTTTGTTAGTCATGATATTAACAACAGTAGAATTAATTTCATGAAGTTAGGTTGTTCATTCCTCGGTGATGTCGCCAACCAAGATGAAATTGAATCTATAAGAATCGACATTAAAGAATTGATAGACAATGGCATAGTACCGCCTCTTTATGCGTTAATTAACAATGCAGCTATTTGGAGATTCTCATTACTAACC GAAGCTTTTGTAACAAAGGATACACGTAAAAAGGAAATCTCCATGTGGAATGAAGTGATAAATACTAACTTGTTTGGCTCATTAATTACTGTGTTATGTTTTACCAATATGCTGAAAGCACATGAAAATGGTAATCAGCCCCGAGTTATATTCATCTCAAGTGTACTGGATAGGAATTCTCTGCCAGGACAAGGTGCCTATGTGACTTCCAAATATGGTATATCAGCTATCCATGAAACATTATGTCATGAGTTACATGACAGTGGCATATACCCGGTGATAATTCGTCCTGGAGCACTGAAAAACACGAATTTGTTTGTGAAGGATTTAAGACTGCATAATCCAC CATGTGAATGCCCACTGACAAGCACAGAGGTCATGAGAGAGTCATACA GAATATTATTGAATTGTGGTCAGGATTGTAACATCGTTGCCAGAACGATACTTCAGGCTCTGGACCAGCGAAAACCCCGATATGAGTACTCCAATTTTATGGGAGCCATGCCGTTTAGGATCGCGGAGTACATACCGCGTTGGATTTTTGTTAACGTGGTCAAGATTGTGTTGCAGAAATTAGCATTGCTGTACTTCCCTGCACAAAACCTACTGCGTAAATGGTTTGTGTTTAAAAGAAATTAA
- a CDS encoding putative integral membrane protein — MKPGARFEIFRALGINYYGFHVRKNKVYDYVSLVVCTTLIGTSIYLGVSFVYNWRQSMKLMRYHHARLEVEREGYIKMIKEAREKNILPPRKSQDDSKK, encoded by the exons ATGAAGCCAGGAGCGCGTTTCGAAATCTTTCGCGCGTTAGGAATTAACTATTATGGTTTTCACGTCAGAAAAAATAAGGTGTATGACTATGTTTCGCTCGTAGTATGCACTACCCTTATCGGTACTTCGATTTATTTAG GCGTTTCTTTTGTTTACAACTGGCGTCAATCAATGAAACTCATGCGATATCACCATGCTAGACTAGAG GTGGAGCGTGAaggatatatcaaaatGATCAAGGAGGCGCGCGagaaaaatatattgcCACCTCGAAAATCGCAAGATGATTCTAAGAAATAA
- a CDS encoding Nrap (nnucleolar associated protein) family protein: MENKKRPRKRKVKNISNTVLNKSDGAHVQQLLDEGFVYGRSLPLSRIKRLIRNHALDLNQLNNGNTVMQLNGFIDTIIDFIKNVPTSRLNDSILKDERYSKFFKCGFQSYWSDYNYGAVDKVLKTGSAAIGYVNHESPTIDLSIELPSSIFNPKDYINYRYLNKRNAWLCKLYDDMQSLLCADDFRKQFGENITSSLDYDNYKVKIHLIFSVNNIRFLIRIGAHIPSNTFKISPLEINRNNVRIPTTTLVDINESEQSNTLWPTPTYNSSISEDLQRDAIESRITETNHKYRRMKDAFTLLSVWATKQGVSHVTNLPYLLNAMNTDSGNNHRLDMEINSGLTDTFWLLLLVHVIEINKYPCDVESFPLFLACLKFLASMDTKKHIYILGSKKTEIMSNEATVPGNTEFVTENHDIFIPQFYTDRDKSHNICHQTVFVLQELIDKARISVGATDYMSSPFLYGQLFEISCDIKCHYDIIFYIPECPKVKSKLWELRVHEYTAWNLKHVLEYGLKDRLRYIHFRYTHEGALLVMVSFDENIQRSTDVGPLTSSPECTYFRNFWGTLVETRSFDDGSISECLLWDKVIQGEPPCRNSAVSLQICSGINVNLRIIQLLLKLHFTDLSIVDINGDTKKRKFDGNSHNRQTIYVHSPMVEVNPRLLNSYRSSLMNLFNDLNGILRSLRNVPLSVCNVYTCSPEFAYIDFGPSDLRHRVLIELESSNKWPNEPKAIAGVKVALAIAILKELNKKHGIKSNITVDGEMEIEFHKVKLSMKMLCQCEYLPIVKSIRDFDPDTDTPPTEDELSVVRDYFRSLHLERCKVVALKCPSYSASVRLSKAFAADCLLPNNEFLCEMSNCFIFGSNDFMLSQATSGWTGFYRFLYLVAHYDWITQPMVIRDEKFNYDSLILNKRQWMSFFWVSTPEDPYCLASRMPTALMAKRFILQCSNFLKSKEIYSMKLLSYFNVDRAGYNFVITLDNIYRKLKFSDGAKNIKVTFDEAQYLLNVVLDELRDNFGGLLEIAYNELHFNGFHSDLKHLQIYVKINPLACIPSEVNTASYPLAEISHNNVKSYVPDIQAVLERIKEITYGLIVDVKFI, encoded by the coding sequence atggAGAATAAAAAACGACCTCGTAAGCGAAAGGTGAAAAATATAAGCAACACTGTATTGAATAAATCAGATGGAGCCCATGTGCAACAGTTGCTTGATGAGGGTTTTGTTTATGGAAGGTCGCTGCCCTTGAGTCGCATCAAAAGGTTGATAAGAAATCATGCGTTAGACTTGAACCAATTGAATAATGGAAATACGGTTATGCAACTAAATGGTTTCATTGATACAATTATAGACTTCATAAAAAATGTTCCTACATCGAGGTTAAACGACTCCATATTGAAGGATGAACGTTATTCCAAGTTTTTCAAGTGTGGTTTCCAATCATATTGGTCAGACTACAACTATGGAGCAGTGGATAAAGTCTTAAAAACGGGATCTGCAGCAATAGGTTATGTGAATCATGAATCTCCTACTATCGACTTATCAATTGAGCTGCCATCTTCGATCTTCAACCCAAAAGATTACATCAACTATCGGTATCTTAACAAACGCAATGCCTGGTTATGCAAACTATATGATGATATGCAGTCTTTACTTTGTGCTGATGACTTCCGTAAACAATTTGGAGAGAACATAACCAGTTCATTGGACTATGACAATTACAAGGTGAAGATACACCTCATTTTCAGTGTAAATAATATAAGATTTTTGATACGTATAGGTGCACACATACCTTCAAATACTTTCAAAATAAGTCCATTGGAAATAAATCGCAACAACGTCAGGATACCAACGACGACACTGGttgatatcaatgaaaGCGAACAGTCTAATACATTATGGCCAACTCCTACTTATAACAGTTCTATTTCAGAGGATCTTCAAAGAGACGCTATTGAATCCAGAATAACGGAAACAAATCATAAATACAGGCGCATGAAAGACGCTTTTACTTTATTAAGTGTTTGGGCTACCAAACAAGGTGTGTCACATGTGACTAATCTTCCTTATTTATTGAACGCTATGAATACGGATTCGGGAAACAATCATAGATTGGATATGGAAATCAACAGTGGTTTAACTGACACTTTTTGGTTGCTTCTTTTGGTACATGTCATTGAGATAAATAAGTATCCATGCGACGTGGAGTCTTTTCCATTATTTCTCGCTTGTTTGAAGTTCTTGGCATCAATGGATACAAAAaaacatatttatattcTTGGGTCCAAAAAAACAGAAATAATGTCTAATGAAGCTACTGTGCCAGGGAATACTGAGTTCGTCACAGAAAATCATGATATATTCATACCACAGTTTTATACTGATCGTGATAAATCGCATAACATATGTCATCAGACAGTATTTGTTTTACAGGAACTTATTGATAAAGCAAGGATATCCGTTGGTGCTACAGACTACATGTCTAGTCCATTCCTTTATGGGCAATTGTTTGAAATTAGCTGTGAtataaaatgccactatgatatcatattttACATACCTGAATGCCCAAAGGTGAAGAGTAAACTATGGGAATTAAGAGTCCACGAATATACCGCGTGGAACCTAAAACACGTTCTTGAATATGGGCTGAAGGATCGATTacgttatattcattttcgATATACGCATGAAGGTGCTCTATTGGTAATGGTCAGTTTTGATGAGAACATTCAACGTTCTACCGATGTAGGCCCTCTTACTAGCTCGCCGGAATGTACTTATTTCCGCAATTTTTGGGGTACATTAGTTGAAACAAGAAGCTTTGATGATGGATCTATATCAGAATGTTTGCTGTGGGATAAAGTCATCCAAGGTGAACCTCCATGTCGCAATTCCGCTGTAAGCCTGCAAATTTGCTCCGGTATTAACGTAAATTTACGTATAATCCAGTTGCTATTAAAATTGCATTTTACTGATTTATCGATTGTTGATATTAACGGTGACACAAAGAAACGTAAATTTGATGGGAACAGCCACAACAGGCAAACTATATACGTCCACTCTCCAATGGTTGAAGTAAATCCACGATTGCTCAATAGCTACAGGTCTTCTTTAATGAATCTATTCAATGATCTTAATGGTATATTAAGATCATTGAGAAATGTTCCGCTTAGTGTctgtaatgtatatacatgtaGTCCTGAATTTGCCTATATCGATTTTGGACCTTCTGATTTAAGACATAGAGTGCTGATTGAATTGGAGAGCTCAAATAAATGGCCAAACGAACCTAAGGCTATTGCTGGTGTAAAGGTGGCGCTGGCCATTGCCATTTTAAAAGAGCTTAATAAGAAGCATGGAATAAAGTCAAACATCACCGTTGATGGCGAAATGGAAATTGAATTTCACAAAGTTAAATTGAGTATGAAAATGTTATGCCAATGTGAGTATCTTCCTATAGTTAAAAGTATACGAGATTTTGACCCAGATACTGACACGCCTCCTACAGAAGATGAGCTATCAGTTGTACGAGATTATTTTAGGTCTTTACATTTAGAAAGGTGTAAGGTGGTTGCCTTAAAATGCCCTAGTTACTCTGCTTCCGTACGTCTGTCAAAGGCATTTGCTGCAGATTGCCTGTTACCTAATAATGAATTCCTATGTGAAATGTCGAACTGTTTTATCTTCGGATCTAACGATTTTATGTTATCGCAAGCAACGTCAGGGTGGACTGGTTTCTATAGATTCCTTTACCTGGTAGCACACTATGATTGGATAACTCAACCCATGGTAATACGTGATGAGAAATTTAACTATGATTCATTGATTTTGAATAAACGGCAGTGGATGTCTTTCTTTTGGGTTAGCACGCCTGAAGACCCTTACTGTCTTGCTTCCAGGATGCCAACAGCACTTATGGCAAAAAGATTTATACTTCAATGCAGTAATTTCTTGAAAAGCAAGGAGATATACTCTATGAAACTCTTATCATACTTCAATGTAGATAGAGCTGGCTACAATTTTGTTATCACACTAGATAACATCTATCGCAAACTTAAATTTTCAGATGGTgctaaaaatataaaagtCACATTTGACGAAGCCCAATATTTGTTGAATGTAGTACTGGATGAATTGCGGGACAATTTTGGAGGCTTGCTAGAAATCGCGTATAATGAATTACACTTCAATGGTTTTCACAGTGATCTGAAACATTTGCAGATATATGTCAAGATAAATCCACTTGCATGTATCCCATCGGAAGTAAATACAGCGAGTTACCCACTTGCTGAAATATCACATAACAACGTTAAATCCTATGTGCCTGACATTCAAGCTGTATTGGAGAGAATAAAAGAAATCACGTATGGATTGATAGTTGATGTGAAATTCATCTAA